The genomic window ATGGGGCAACCAACGCCATTCTCGCCAATGTTGTTCGTATTCTTCTGATGGGATCAGTGTAATGAACTCAACATCTCGATAGGAGTGCAATACGCATAACTGGAAGAGAAGGAGTTGTAATGCTGTTCGCAAAATATTAGGCGTTCCTGCTAAACCAACTGTTTGTTCCAAAAGTGATACAATGATCGGTGCATCTTCCAGTTGTTTATACGGGCTATTGAGATGCTCAAATGCTTCATTGCTTAATTCATCCTCTTCTGTCAGTTGGTAGCTTGTTTGAAAGCTGGCGTTGATCTCGCCGATCCCTAAACGGACAGATAAAAAATCCTCATTTACTGTCATCCGTTCATAGATCCGTGAATGGTAATCTTTTGCCATCAATGCTAGTTCATCCAGTGAAGGATTCATATATTCCAAAGCTATTTTTTGTGTTTGCTGTAAGACGTTAAGCTCCGATTTTTTTTTGATCATATACTGACGATAATGCGCTTCCCTCGCGTGATTTTTTCTGTTGGTTTCTTTTCTATTCGTAAAATAACTCGAAACAGAAAAGCCTGTTGTCAGTAAACTAGCCCCACCCATACTGATGAGCATGACTGGATTACCTCCGCTCAAGAAACTTGTCGCACCGCTTAGAACAACCATACCTAAAGGTGGCACGATCGTTTTCAACCATTCGTTCTTTCCTTCAGCAGATTTCTGCTTAGGGGGTTGGATCGCTACTTTCTCTTTTGGCTCCTTCAAGTGGATTCTTGGGCTACGTCTGAATGCGGGGAAGTTTGCTGGATACTCGGAAAGATAGGGTTCTTCCAGCAACTGCCAAGGGTCTAACCGTAGCTGATTTTTCAGATCGGTGATTTTCAATTGTTTCTCACGCATCTCAATGATCAGATAGTCAATGATCAATTGATCGCCTACAGAAAATGGAAAGACACCTTTTTTTACACGTTGGTGATTGTAATAGATCTTTGCTTCACTAGGATAGATTTTCACTTGATAGTCCTCGAGACTACTATCGTAATCAAGAAAAACCAACGCGTCAGAATCGATCCAGATTGCCGAGTCTTTTGCCCTTGATAGGTAGATACTTCCCCTCGGTTTATTGACGACAACCGTTTTCAATTGCTCATGCTGAACTAGGAGAAACTTCTCATCTCTGACTAATTCTCCTTCACAAAAAAGCTGTCCATCTTCACAGGAAATCGTGCGGTTTTCAATCATTACTTGATTCATTTTTTCTGTCATTTGTTTATGACTAAACGTCGAACCAAAGTAAAATAGATCATAAAGAACCGAAACGGAATGTTGGATTTGATCAGTCATTGAAATTGGCTTAGTTTGCTTCATTGCTATCCGTCCCGCCTTCTAAAATTTCTAAGTACTTATTGATTTCTTCCTCATAACTGATTAGTAATTCTTGCTTCTTCTGGCCACTCATTTTATTGTTTGCTCTTGTGGCGTCATATAATTTGGTGTAGGCATGCAAAATATATTGATTATCACCGAGATTTTGTGCGATATCTAAGGATCGATCAAAATCTCCCCGCCCGATGTAGATCCAGTAGAGCAAGGTATTTTCATTTGATTTTTGGGAAATGTTGTTCAATATCGCTGTTTTTTGTTCATTGGACAAATTATCCAGTTGTATTGCGCTGACTGCAGCGACGTATTGGGCACCATTAGGAAGATCTTCAGGTTTATCATCCTTTAATGTTGTTAAGACCCCTGCATAATTATTGGCAATGTACTGCGTTTCAGCCGAGCTGATCCGTTCTTGTGCGGGAAGTCGATCAAACGCATAGATACCTGTCGTAATCGCTAAACCGATTGTTAAAATTCCTAATATCAGTGTTCCCCATTTAAAAACAAGGTAGCTTTTTTTGTTCACCATTTGGATTTCAGTCGCACGCTTTGCTTTTTGTTGCACGACCTGTTCGCCGATCATGCGATCAATTTCTGCGACACTATTTGCTCCTTGGATTCGCTTCGAAAGCTCATCCTTCAAGGTGCCATTTCCTTCAATCAATTGCTCATAATCGTACTTGGGATGTAAAATCGTTAGAATCAACGCGCGATATTGCTTCAAAAATTCTTCTTCGGTTGCTTCATAAGGAATGATTGAATGCGCAAACCCCCGATGCCCTACGATGATTTCTTCCCCGAATAAAAATAGATTTGCCGGATGGATGAAAGGTTGGATGGGGCTGGTTAAAAACTCGGATAAGAAACTGATTTTTTGTGCAAGCAATAATCGTTGAAAAAGTTCTGTTCGTTTCAGACATTCTTGCAAAGAATAGATTTGTTTACTTTTTTGGTACTGAATGACTAGTTTTTCTTCTGAAGACTCTACGATCCGTCCAGAAAGTAAATGTTTTTTTTGTGCTAAGAATAGTTGATACTGTTCTAGGCGATCCAACTGGTACTGTTTCGCATTCAGTGTTACTTCTACCATATCAGCTGTTGTCTCAATGATGATCGTCTCAGAAATATCTTTTATGTGGCTCACGTTCGTTCCTCCGCTTTTTGTTGAGATTCATGAATCAGCAAATGATCGCCTTCACTTAATGGGTAATCCGCTACATAGGCCTCTTCTTTTAAGCGGATTGGTTTATTCAATACGACTAAATCGAACGTATCAGGCAGTGACGAACCATTTTGCGTTAAAGCTTCTTTTAATAATTCTTTCAATCGTGTAATCGTTACTTGGATCGGAATTTGCAAATCAATGATTTCTTCTTTGACTTGTAAACTAATACCGATTGCTTGATTTTTTTCCAACTACAACAGTCCTTTAATTATTTTTGTATTTCTGTTGTGAAAACTTTTTCCCTAAGTAACCGCCCCCACTAACCAGTAAAATACTCCCCAATAGAAGTAACAGCCAAGAAACAATTGTCCCGTGGGCAGTTGTGGGATTGGGGTTCGCTGACAATTGATGCCCTACAGACATTTGCTCTTCTTTAAACAATTTGGGTGTAACCGTATGTTCAAAAACTTGTGGCTGACCGGTTTCTTCTGCCACAAAGACTAGAGTTTGAGCAGTAGAGATTTGTTGCTTTTCTTGCTCAATTCGCTCTTGGTCTAATTTTGTTTTATCTGCTAAAAATAAATCGTGCAGTATAAAGGTTGTTTCATTGTCTTCAACGCCTTCACTCTCTCGGTAGATCACCTGATTATTGATCGTGAGCGTACCTGAAAAAACTGTAGGATTGTTTGGACTAAAAACCTGTAATAGTCCTAATAAAAAGAGCAGTCGTCCTATTTTTTTCTGAGCCATCTGATCCCTCCGTTTATTCACTTGCTTGCTCTTTCTTTTCTTCCGGTCGGACAATAAAGTTCAGTACGATTCCAAACAAAAGGAAGAGAATCAGGAGTAGGTAACTTCCCCAACCGATGACCCCTTCATTCATCAATACGGTAAACCCATTTTGAACATTCTGTAGAGGTGACAGACGGTAGAGTACTTCCGTTAACGAACCATTTTTGATCGCTACGCCCAACAAAGGGGTCAACATGAAGAACAAGCCAAAAATCCCACCACATAGATACAACGTGATCTTTTTGAATTGACGCATGAACCCTAAAAGAACCAATTGTCCACTGGCAAAGACTAAAAACGCATAAATGAACCAAATAAAAGAATGCGCAGCACCTGATACTGTGGTCGTTAAAATACTGTAAATAAGCGATAGCACAAACGTCACGCTGAGTATAGCCACCATATTGGGTATGTTTTTCCATAGACGGTTTGGCGTAACCAATAAATCGGCAGAAGACACGACTCGTTTTTTCATCACGCTAGATAATTGGAAGGATACTAACAGGATCGTAAACCCACCGATCAGCGTCACATAGTATGGAGTCAATGAACTTTGTCTTGTTTGACCAAAACTTACTTGCCCTAAAATTGGACTGGCAAGAAAATTAAAGACATGTGGATTGTCTGCTCCACCATTCCTTGTATTTGAAAGGACGCCACTAAATGCTTCAGCATATAGTTGATTTTCTGAAATCGTCTGTGCCGATTCATCGAGAGACGAACTTAGATTGCTTAAAATAGTGTTTGCATTGTCCTGTACTTCGACCGTCGACTCTTTAAGTTGTTCGATCGTCGGAGCAATATCAGCTACTTCCGCCGCAGATTGTCCGGTAACTTCAGCTGCTGACTTTGAACTTGCCATCAATCCTTGCATCGTTTCGATTAGATTGGTTGTACGAGCTTCAATCATCGCGTATTCATTTTCTTTAGGATGTGGATTTCCTTCTGTGATGACAGATTCCGCTTCTATTTGTGCCGTTTGTTGCCAACCGGTGTAAACTGTATGGATATGTTGATTCGCAGAAGCAAACCACTGATTTAATTTGTCTGCTTCTTCCACAAACGTTTGTGGTAACGTCATAAGGTGCAACGTACCGTACAAAGTTGGTTTTTGTTCTTCGGACTCTCTCGTCCCTGGGGAACCAATGACCGCTTGTAAAGCAATGAGTTGATTCTCTGTGTCGCCATACAATTGATCTCCTGTTTTTTTATATTCCTGGTACAGCTGTTCACTGATCATCAAAGGCTTATCACTTTCCTGAAGATTGTTGTAAAGCCAGTAGATCGACCGAGAATCAGCTAATTCAATGAGGGATTTCCCTATATTTTCTGGTTGATCGATCATCAGTCGGTATGCGGGTGTCGTTATAGAGTGGTGGGGTGCACCAAATAGCGTAACAATTTGTTGTGCAGTGGTACTCAGCAGTTGAAACAACTCCAATATTTGTGGCACATCATCGATCAAAGGCTGATCCATCGGAAGATAAACCGAGTATTCATTCGTCTGTTGTACACGTTCATTGATCATCCATGTGTAAAACACCTGATTGTATGAAGTCGTCTGCTGTTCTGGAGTCAATTGCCAGCTCAAAGGAATCTTTATTTCAAAAGCCAATGTCTCTGGCAATGAAGGATTTTCTAAACGATGATCTCCCTCTTCCGTTTCCTCCTCCGGCTCAATCACCCAAGGCTTTAGGATCGTCAAAGAATGGTCTGTATCTATTCGAATCGCTGTTTCATAATTGTAGGGTGCCAACAACTGATTCAAGTCATTTTCCATTTCTGTAAAATCATGTGTTGGATCAAAAGTGACCGCCCCATATTGCTCTTCTGTTTGTATAGAGAGAACCGTTTCTTGATTTAAATCAATTGAAATCTGTTGATAGGCTGTAGGTAAAGAAATGTTTGCTTCATGTTGTGCCCTTGGTTCAAGATAAGCAAAAGAAGCTTCACTCCCGATTGGTTGATCAAAATCATTGGCATAACGTGTCACGATCGTTAACTCATCATTAAAAATCGCCGCCTGATCCTGACTGATCACTGCTTGGTTTTGTAATTCAGCTAATAATTGAGCCAAACTATCTGTTGGTATTTGCGGCAAGGCTTGTTCAATCACTGATTGATACGCGCCATCTAGTTTCGGTTCATTCCTTTGATTCGTCATCAACTTGATGATTGCATGTTTGACTTGATCTTCTGTGGCAGTTTCAGGTGTACTTGTCGGATCGTTATAATAGGCATTGGCAATTTGTCCTTTTAATCGTTCTAACTGCTCGACCTGACTTTCCAACTCGGTAATTTGTTGTTGGATCTCTTCAATGCGTGCCTGTTGATTCGTTTGAAAAGCCGTTGCCTGAGTCAAAAAATCCCAATACACGCCCATACTGTTTTGCTCATTTGATGTATAAAAATTGCTAAACTGAGTTAAAATCGCATCATTGAACAAATCATGTTGGTTGGTATAATCAATCGTTGCATTTTCCCATTGAGCGGCTAATTGATTTTTTTGTACATCGACTTGTTGATTGAATTGCTCGATTGCTTCGTTGATTTTTTCATTTGCTTCTTTTGTATAGTCGACAATCGTCTCCTGGACACTTTCTGTCTCTTGATGTGTTTCTTCCAAACTTGTATTATTGCGATCTAAAAGAGTTTGCACTGAATCTACAAAGGCTTGTTGTTGGGCGTTGAATGTACTATTAGTTTTCTCCAAGATACTCGTTGTATCCAGCACACTAGCATAATTGTCTGGAATATTTTTGAATGGTTGGTAAATCGTATTTTCCAGATTTTGTTGATAGCTGCTGTGCGTGTTGGTCATTTTGTTCACATTTTGTTGTGCCTCAGATAGATTCCCTACAATACTCGAGAAATACATCTGTACGACACGTTGATTGAAGTTTGTTAAAATCTGATTTACCTGTTCTTCGATCATTTGGTTCGTGATTTCATTTTGTCCATCCCGCACTTGATATTCGATGATCGCTTTTTCTGGATTGATGCTTTGTAAAGATAATAGTCTTTCCGAAAAATCTTGGGGAATAATGATTTTTGCATCGAATTGGCCATTCTCTAGTCCTGCTGTTGCAATATTGCGTGTCGTAGTTTCCCAACGATTTGTAGTATCTTTATTGATCAATGTCACAAAATCTGTTCCTAATAAGTACTGCTGACCTTCAAAATCTGCGCCTCGATCTTCGTTCACTAAAACATATTGCATTTTTGATGTCGGACTAGCATTACTCGTGATGATACTCTTTTCTTCAAATCCAATATAAGCAAAGAAAAGAAGCAAAGATAGACTTGCAAAGATTGCAAGAATAAAAGGTTGCTTTTGCTTCAATCGATTTTTCAAATGGTTATCCTCCTCTGAAAAAGGATTTTTTCCAGAAGTCACTTGTACCTGTATGTACAGCGCAAGTCATTCTTTTAAAATAAGCGTCAAAATCCAAAAAGAGCTAGCTGATTTCGGATTTTGACGCTTATTTCTTGAAATTGTGCACTTCTGTCATATCCTTTTTTAGGCTATAGCTGAGATGCTGTTATTGATTGTATTTTATTTCACATAAAATGGGTTGATAAGGGATCTTAGGTAACTAGTTACAGTTCCCTTCGATTTGTTGCTCAAGTTAAAAGCCAAACGAACCGGCATCTTGACGATCGCGTTCTGCGACAGTATCAGCATATTTGTTCAACTGTTGGTTGATACTTTCAAGAAGTTCTTCCATTTGTCGCACGTTGCCTTCTAACTGATTGTATTGTTCCAAATAGGCTTGAAACGCTTGCCCTTTCCACTGTTGACTGATTTGTTGGTTCATTGAATTGACTTTGCGGATTGCTTCCTGGATCTGAGATGCTGCCTGTGAATAAACCTGTGCTTGTGACTTCAGTTGTTCGGGTGTGACTGCAATTACTCCTGCCATTGTGTAACCTCCTAAAAAATTTTTTTGACTAGTTTATCATACTTGATTTTTAACTGGTCAAAATATAATACGCCGAATAAGGTTAATCTTCGTCGTATACGCACAATTATTTCCGTATAGGATTAGTTATTTTATAATGACATTTGATGATCTGGCGCTGGCAACTCACTCTTTAGTCCAAAGTCAACGCGATAAATTTGCTCCACAAAGCGTAACAGTTCGTATTTTTTCTGATATTGTTGCTTTGAATCCAAGTAGCAACTGACCGCTAATGCCTTTTTCACGTGATACTTTCCTTTTTCATTTCCCTTGATGATGTACCAGACGCCTTGCAAAAACAGTTGCAAGTTTCGCTCATAATATAGTTCTTCTTCAAGGAAATATTCTTCCAGTTTTGCCCCATATTTCCAAATCAGACGGCGATCTTGATTTTTAATAAATAGAATGAGGCCATTTGCCAACATACGAAACGTCTCACTTTGTCCACTGCGATTTTCTTCGTAGACCGCCAAACTCAGAAACGATTTTTCTAAGATCAAATCAATAAATTTAGAATGAAACGCATACATACAATTGGTAAATAAAAAAATCTCATAACGTGTCCATGTCTGCGCCTTCATTAAATATTGATAAACTTCTGAAGACAATACGTCGATTTTTTCTTCTTTTAATTGTGCGATCATCAAGCGACAAAGGCTGACCAGATGACGTTCTCTTTGTGTACTAGGTTCTTCTGTTTCATACAACATGATAATACTATGTAATTCCAAACTATCTTTTTTCTCAAAAGCCACTACCGCTTCTTGCATCAATCGATTAACCTCGGATAAATCATTTGGAAAATTAAATAACTGTAGTTCATCGTAGTCTAAATTGAGTTTTTTCAAAAAGTAAGTCAACTTACTGACTGTCGTATCTGCTTTGTTTTGAATAAAGCGTTTATAAACAGAACGACTAGCTTCCTCCCCGCAAAGTTCTGCGATCGTTATTCCTTTTTGCTTTCTAACAAATTCAACGATTTCCCATACTTCCATTTTTTCACTCCTGACCCCTTTCACTGAAACTTGAACTCAAGGATTTTATAGAAAGAGCTTCTATGATCGAAATGTGATAAAGCTAAAAAATAGCTATTTATTTTAATCTTACCATCATTTTCGCACGAATATCACATTTATTTATAATAACTAACGTTTTATCAAGAGAAACATTTCAATGCCAACCCTAAACAAATTAGATAACTAAATTGAAATGTTATTTATACTAGTGATGAAAATGAAATAAACAGTGTATTCGCCGTTTAAAATGTAATGTTACCCGCAAAAAAAAGAATGAGCGCTCGCAACAACAATTTCTGCGATTTCTCATTCTTTTTTTGATTCATCAGATTACTAAGATTAGCATGGCCAATTATAAAGTTGATTGATGTGAATCATCTTTTCGTTTTTCGACATCTTTTTTTGCTTTTCTTAGTAGTTGGACTTTTCTTAACTGACTGACATAGTTCTTACGATCTAACATCAGATAATGATTTTCTCTGATCACTGTTAATTGCTCTTTATAGATCATCGCAGCAGCAGTTAGTGCCAAGCGGCAATTTGGATCGATCAAAGGAAGCATCGCAAAAGAAGCTTCGTATTTTTGTTCTGCTTCATTGGCTACTGCTTCCCACAGATCAATCAGTGATTTAGTAGGTTTACTTGCATGCAACATCGCTTCTGTCACACCATAATCACGCATCATTTCCTTTGGCAAATAAATCCGTCCCATTTGGTTATCTTCACCGATATCCCGTAAAATATTCGTCAACTGCATCGCTTCACCCAGTAGTTTTGCTGGCGATTGGATCTCTTCTGCTTGATCAGATAGTAAAGGTAATAGCATCAAGCCGACACTACCTGCGACATAGTAACAATAGTCTTCTAAGTCGGCAAACGTTTCTGGCTGGGTAAAGACTAGATCTTGTTTTTGACCTTCGATCATGTCGTAAAAGGGCGCCAAATTCATTGGGTAAACGGAAAAGACAACTGACAAGGCACGCCAAATGGGTTCGTCAGGAATTTCCCCCAATGCAAAGGCATCTAATTGCTGTTTTAATGCCAACAACTTTTCTTCGCTATGTGCTAAGTCAACGGTATCATCTGCCAAGCGACAGAAGGCATAAATGGCATAGACACTTTTTGCTTTTTTTTCAGGAAGTTGAGAAAACGCTGCATAAAAAGATTTTGAATATTTTTTTATCACTGTTTCACAATATGCAAAATCTTCCGCGTGTTTTTCAAACAATTCCTGATTAGTTTTTGTCATCTTTAACCAACTCCTCTACCGCAAGCTTGGCACTTTGCATAACGATTGGTACACCAGCTCCGGGATGTGTACTGCTGCCGCAAAAATATAGATTTTCAGCAGAAGCAAATTTATTATGAGGGCGATAGTAATTACTTTGTTTTAAAGTTGGCTTCAAGCCAAACGTTGCCCCATTGTACGCATTGAAATGTTGTTCAAAATCTTTTGGTGTGTAATAACTTTCTGACACGATATGCTCTTCAATATCCGTAAAGTCCGTTTTTTCTTTTAACAACGTCAATACTTTTTGGCGGTATTCTTGGACTTTTGCTTCTGACCAATCTTCATATTTTGAAAGTTCCGGAACTGGAACTAGCACATATAGCCCTTCATGATTTTCTGGTGCCAGTGACTCATCCATGATCGTCGGGCGGTATAAATAAAAGGATGGATCTTCAGGCAACCGACCGTCTTCAAACAAATCATCAATATTTCGTTTGAAGTCATCAGCAAAGTAAATACTGTGGAGATAATTCCCTGGATATTTTTTATCTAATCCCAAATAAAGTAAGAAACACGAACAAGAGTATTCCATCTTATCGATTTTCTTATCTGTATATTTCCCACGATTCTTTTCATCAGGGATCAACTCTTTCATCGCATAAGGGAAATCTGCGCCACAAACGACCGCATCTGCTTCCACTCGTTCCTGGCCGATTCGAACACCTTTTGCCACTTTATTTTCAATGATCAATTCATCAACGGGTGTATTATAATGGATCGTTCCACCTAATTCTTCTAGTAATTTGGCTAGTGAGGTCGCTAAAGTATACATACCTCCCTTGATAAAATGAACCCCATAGAGGAGTTCGATCATTGGGATGATCGTGTATAACGACGGGCCTTGGTATGGGGAAACACCGATGTATAGGGTTTGGAACGCCAATGATTTTCGCAATCGTTCATCTTTGACAAATTTAGCGATCGATGAATATGCGTCACTAAATGTTCTGAGACGAATCCCTGCCCAAAGTGATTTAGGATTATAAAAATCCCAAAAACCACGAAAGGATTTAGTAATAAATGCCTCTTTGGCTATGTTATAACGCTTGTAGATATCCGCTAGAAACGCATAATAGCCTTGCGCATCTTCTTGCGAAATCGCTTCGAGTGTCTTAGTCAATTCAATGAGATCATTTGAAAACTCGAGTGGTTCTTCTTTATTGAAGTAAAGCTTCAACATCGGATCAACTTTTTCCATCGGAATGTAGTCATCCGGGTTCTTTCCACAAAATTCAAACACTTCGCGATAGATTTCAGGCATCATCACGATCGTCGGGCCGACATCAAACGTGAACCCATCTTTTTTGATTTGGTTCATTTTGCCGCCAGGACCACTTTCTTTTTCGTACAGTGTTACTTCATAGCCTAATTTTTGCAAACGTACAGCTGCACTTAATCCTGCCACTCCTGCACCTGTTACAATGACTTTTTTCATGACATCCACCTACTCAATTCTTGTTCTATAAATTTTTATCATCTGATAAATTTTAGGATATCATTAAATTTGTTATGTCATAAAATAAAACGCTCAAATAACATTAGTTACATTAAATTTTCTTCATTTTTCATCCCTTTCCATTCATTTTTTATCATTTTTCACTCACTATCAGTTTGTCGTGAAATATATAATCGAAACATCCGCTATCTCCTACAAGAGAATAAAGCTTGCCATAAAGCGAATCTGCCACAAAAAAAGCCGTAACATCTAAAAATATCGAAATATTTTCGGATGCTACGGCCTTTTTTGATGTTCATTTTTATCACGACTCAACTGTTTATTCAGTTTTATGTTGAAATTCATCTAATCGTGCCCGAACTTCATCGGTAGATTTCGTGTTCATCAATTGTACACGTAAATCATTTGCCCCTGGAAACCCTTTGACATAGATTTTAAAGAAGCGATGTAATCCAGTGATCGAACGAGGGATTTCTTTTGCATAATGATCTTGCAAATCTAGTTGTAAACGTAATAGATCAATCAGTTCTTCTGCTGAATGTTCTCTTGGCTCTTTTTCAAAGGCAAATGGATTTTTAAAGATTCCTCGACCAATCATGATTCCGTCTACACCATATTTTTCAGCTAATTCGAGCCCAGTTTGGCGGTCAGGAATGTCGCCATTGATCGTCAATTTCGTTTGCGGTGCGATTTTGTCACGCAAGGCTACGACTTCAGGAATCAATTCCCAATGCGCCTCTACTTTACTCATTTCTTTACGTGTTCGCAAATGAACAGAAAGATTCGCAATGTCTTGCTTTAACAAATGGCTGAGCCAATCAATCATCTCTGCTTGCTCCGTATAACCAATACGCGTTTTCACACTTACCGGCAACCCTCCAGCTTTGGCAGCTTCGATCAATTCAGCCGCAACTTCAGGTCTTAAAATCAACCCGCTGCCTTTTCCTCGTTCTGCCACATTAGGTACCGGGCAGCCCATATTGATGTCGATTCCTTTAAAGCCCATTTCAGCTAGTTGGATACTCATCTCTCTGAAAAATTCCGGTTTATCTCCCCAAATATGTGCCACCATTGGCTGTTCATCTTCGGTAAATGTCAAACGTCCTTTGACACTTTCTTTGCCATCTGGATGACAAAAGCTATCTGAGTTGGTAAATTCGGTGAAATACACATCCGGCGCGCCGGCTTTTTGGACGACATGCCGAAAAACCACATCTGTCACATCTTCCATTGGTGCTAATACAAAAAAGGGCGTAGGTAATTCAGCCCAAAAATTATCTTTCATTAAGTACACTCCATTTCGCTATATGCAAAGTTCCATCAAAAACATTGTTGCCATTATACTAGGAAAAAGAAAAAGAAGCAAAGAGGTTGTGAAAGGAGCGGTCAGCACTAAGGCATAAGACAGGGAAATTGAAAATGGCTCTTTCATTTTTGATTTTTCTGGCTTATGACCGAAGTGTTGCTCCTTGAACACCGTTTATCCAGGTTGTGAGAAAGCCGATCAGCTCCGAATAGTAAGGCGGAAATTGGGAAAATAGCTTCTCATATTTTTTCAATTTTCGACTTACTATTGAAGGAGTTGGCTTTTGAACACCGTTTATCCAGGTTGTGAGAGGAGCGGTCAGCTTATTAACTTCTCAACCCTCTACCTTTGTTGATCAAGTACCAACACGTTGAATAAAGCACAACGATGAACAGCACAAGGATTGCAATTGAAACAAAGATCGGTACATCTGTCGTGCCTAAGAAACCATATCGGAAACTTGAGATCATATAAACAATTGGATTCACTTTTGAGATGGCTTGCCAAATCGGTGGCAACATTGAAATCGAATAGAAGACTCCACCAAGGTAAGTCAACGGCTGTAACACAAACGTTGGTACGATGGATACGTCATCATAAGATTGCGCGAAAATCCCATTGATCAAGCCAGCAAGAGAGAATAAGATGGCGGTCATCAATAGCGTCAATACAACGATCGTCCATGAATAGACATGTAATGGAACAAAAAACAGAGAAATCATTGTGACTAAAGCACCGACCAAGACACTTCGGCCTAATC from Enterococcus sp. DIV1094 includes these protein-coding regions:
- a CDS encoding WXG100 family type VII secretion target, translating into MAGVIAVTPEQLKSQAQVYSQAASQIQEAIRKVNSMNQQISQQWKGQAFQAYLEQYNQLEGNVRQMEELLESINQQLNKYADTVAERDRQDAGSFGF
- a CDS encoding Rgg/GadR/MutR family transcriptional regulator, whose translation is MEVWEIVEFVRKQKGITIAELCGEEASRSVYKRFIQNKADTTVSKLTYFLKKLNLDYDELQLFNFPNDLSEVNRLMQEAVVAFEKKDSLELHSIIMLYETEEPSTQRERHLVSLCRLMIAQLKEEKIDVLSSEVYQYLMKAQTWTRYEIFLFTNCMYAFHSKFIDLILEKSFLSLAVYEENRSGQSETFRMLANGLILFIKNQDRRLIWKYGAKLEEYFLEEELYYERNLQLFLQGVWYIIKGNEKGKYHVKKALAVSCYLDSKQQYQKKYELLRFVEQIYRVDFGLKSELPAPDHQMSL
- the esaA gene encoding type VII secretion protein EsaA — protein: MKNRLKQKQPFILAIFASLSLLLFFAYIGFEEKSIITSNASPTSKMQYVLVNEDRGADFEGQQYLLGTDFVTLINKDTTNRWETTTRNIATAGLENGQFDAKIIIPQDFSERLLSLQSINPEKAIIEYQVRDGQNEITNQMIEEQVNQILTNFNQRVVQMYFSSIVGNLSEAQQNVNKMTNTHSSYQQNLENTIYQPFKNIPDNYASVLDTTSILEKTNSTFNAQQQAFVDSVQTLLDRNNTSLEETHQETESVQETIVDYTKEANEKINEAIEQFNQQVDVQKNQLAAQWENATIDYTNQHDLFNDAILTQFSNFYTSNEQNSMGVYWDFLTQATAFQTNQQARIEEIQQQITELESQVEQLERLKGQIANAYYNDPTSTPETATEDQVKHAIIKLMTNQRNEPKLDGAYQSVIEQALPQIPTDSLAQLLAELQNQAVISQDQAAIFNDELTIVTRYANDFDQPIGSEASFAYLEPRAQHEANISLPTAYQQISIDLNQETVLSIQTEEQYGAVTFDPTHDFTEMENDLNQLLAPYNYETAIRIDTDHSLTILKPWVIEPEEETEEGDHRLENPSLPETLAFEIKIPLSWQLTPEQQTTSYNQVFYTWMINERVQQTNEYSVYLPMDQPLIDDVPQILELFQLLSTTAQQIVTLFGAPHHSITTPAYRLMIDQPENIGKSLIELADSRSIYWLYNNLQESDKPLMISEQLYQEYKKTGDQLYGDTENQLIALQAVIGSPGTRESEEQKPTLYGTLHLMTLPQTFVEEADKLNQWFASANQHIHTVYTGWQQTAQIEAESVITEGNPHPKENEYAMIEARTTNLIETMQGLMASSKSAAEVTGQSAAEVADIAPTIEQLKESTVEVQDNANTILSNLSSSLDESAQTISENQLYAEAFSGVLSNTRNGGADNPHVFNFLASPILGQVSFGQTRQSSLTPYYVTLIGGFTILLVSFQLSSVMKKRVVSSADLLVTPNRLWKNIPNMVAILSVTFVLSLIYSILTTTVSGAAHSFIWFIYAFLVFASGQLVLLGFMRQFKKITLYLCGGIFGLFFMLTPLLGVAIKNGSLTEVLYRLSPLQNVQNGFTVLMNEGVIGWGSYLLLILFLLFGIVLNFIVRPEEKKEQASE
- a CDS encoding phytoene/squalene synthase family protein, producing the protein MTKTNQELFEKHAEDFAYCETVIKKYSKSFYAAFSQLPEKKAKSVYAIYAFCRLADDTVDLAHSEEKLLALKQQLDAFALGEIPDEPIWRALSVVFSVYPMNLAPFYDMIEGQKQDLVFTQPETFADLEDYCYYVAGSVGLMLLPLLSDQAEEIQSPAKLLGEAMQLTNILRDIGEDNQMGRIYLPKEMMRDYGVTEAMLHASKPTKSLIDLWEAVANEAEQKYEASFAMLPLIDPNCRLALTAAAMIYKEQLTVIRENHYLMLDRKNYVSQLRKVQLLRKAKKDVEKRKDDSHQSTL
- the essB gene encoding type VII secretion protein EssB; translation: MSHIKDISETIIIETTADMVEVTLNAKQYQLDRLEQYQLFLAQKKHLLSGRIVESSEEKLVIQYQKSKQIYSLQECLKRTELFQRLLLAQKISFLSEFLTSPIQPFIHPANLFLFGEEIIVGHRGFAHSIIPYEATEEEFLKQYRALILTILHPKYDYEQLIEGNGTLKDELSKRIQGANSVAEIDRMIGEQVVQQKAKRATEIQMVNKKSYLVFKWGTLILGILTIGLAITTGIYAFDRLPAQERISSAETQYIANNYAGVLTTLKDDKPEDLPNGAQYVAAVSAIQLDNLSNEQKTAILNNISQKSNENTLLYWIYIGRGDFDRSLDIAQNLGDNQYILHAYTKLYDATRANNKMSGQKKQELLISYEEEINKYLEILEGGTDSNEAN
- a CDS encoding type VII secretion protein, YukD family, whose product is MEKNQAIGISLQVKEEIIDLQIPIQVTITRLKELLKEALTQNGSSLPDTFDLVVLNKPIRLKEEAYVADYPLSEGDHLLIHESQQKAEERT